A single window of Nocardioides baekrokdamisoli DNA harbors:
- a CDS encoding carbohydrate binding domain-containing protein: protein MANIRRIRRGALVTALVVTVVTGLCSAPANAFLLTDPILGGNCAVVAGNLVQNCGFEAPVTGGVVPGWTHNVSDFSNVNTIEAHSGTHALGFYSSGADDVWTQTIAVAPNTQYLVGARFSSGHSSAASAQDHIRFTVTNVAGAPGAAATIFSSNNVDLDWVTGSSIVTTGSAHTMTLTVSAANVPSGSYVDDVYVVAQQTVGCAPIKNNLIGDCGFEAGSLSPWVRNGTPIDSFVSSSTANTGGRSLAFASSGADDVWYQIFAVHPNTQYTLSFWVEYNSNTAPAKNDLHFVLSNVSGNPGNVLRLATTNVSNRFWVRTTRTFTTGSGHTATFFITGANTPSATYVDDVSMTAVTHVTVSAKARTVTTTVTGVGGQKVELLRRVGSTWAVIRTWVAPSTGWSKAWAVAVPAGTYRAIALAAPGYAQAGSSAINVK from the coding sequence ATGGCGAACATCCGTCGGATTCGTAGGGGCGCGCTGGTGACGGCCCTCGTGGTCACGGTGGTGACAGGGTTGTGCAGCGCGCCTGCGAACGCATTCCTGCTCACCGATCCGATCCTCGGTGGAAACTGCGCGGTGGTAGCCGGCAACCTCGTCCAGAACTGTGGATTCGAGGCTCCCGTCACCGGCGGGGTCGTTCCCGGTTGGACACACAACGTCAGCGACTTCTCGAATGTCAACACCATCGAGGCACACAGCGGAACCCATGCGCTCGGCTTCTATTCGTCCGGTGCCGATGACGTATGGACCCAGACCATCGCGGTCGCCCCGAACACTCAGTACCTGGTCGGCGCGCGCTTCTCCTCCGGTCACAGCAGTGCGGCTTCTGCCCAGGACCACATCCGTTTCACGGTCACGAATGTGGCTGGTGCGCCCGGCGCTGCTGCCACGATCTTCAGCTCCAACAACGTCGACCTGGACTGGGTCACGGGGTCGAGCATCGTCACGACCGGCTCGGCCCACACGATGACGCTCACCGTCAGTGCCGCCAACGTGCCGTCCGGGTCGTACGTCGATGACGTCTATGTCGTCGCGCAGCAGACGGTCGGCTGCGCACCGATCAAGAACAATCTGATCGGCGACTGCGGCTTCGAGGCCGGGTCCTTGAGCCCGTGGGTCCGCAACGGGACCCCGATTGATTCGTTCGTTTCGTCGTCCACCGCCAACACCGGTGGTAGGTCACTGGCGTTCGCATCGTCAGGTGCTGATGACGTGTGGTACCAGATCTTCGCCGTGCACCCGAACACCCAGTACACGCTGTCGTTCTGGGTGGAGTACAACTCCAACACGGCACCTGCGAAGAACGACCTCCACTTCGTCCTCTCCAACGTGTCCGGAAACCCGGGGAACGTGTTGAGGCTCGCGACGACGAATGTCAGCAACAGGTTCTGGGTTCGTACGACGAGGACCTTCACCACCGGTTCCGGTCATACGGCGACGTTCTTCATCACCGGAGCGAACACGCCGTCTGCAACGTACGTCGACGACGTCAGCATGACTGCGGTGACCCACGTGACCGTCTCCGCCAAGGCCCGGACGGTCACCACCACCGTCACCGGAGTCGGCGGCCAGAAGGTCGAGCTGCTCCGCCGTGTCGGGAGCACCTGGGCGGTCATTCGTACGTGGGTGGCGCCCTCGACCGGCTGGTCGAAGGCGTGGGCGGTGGCCGTTCCGGCTGGCACCTATCGCGCGATCGCGCTGGCTGCCCCCGGGTACGCGCAGGCCGGGAGTTCGGCGATCAACGTCAAGTAG